One window from the genome of Pempheris klunzingeri isolate RE-2024b chromosome 7, fPemKlu1.hap1, whole genome shotgun sequence encodes:
- the pheta1 gene encoding sesquipedalian-1 — MKLNERSVAHYATCDSPPDKTGFLFKKGERNTAYHRRWFVLKGNMLFYFEERDSREPIGVIILEGCTVELCESAEEFAFAIKFDCAKARVYKMAAESQAAMESWVKALSRASFDYMRLVVKELERQLEEIQEAAGGGSVGTGGGGLLGRPKSSRRHQVSRSRSGASSSSSSLSSASSTSSSAPPMSVPFSTQKSLQDEVQLLSESSRDNAVAWSKPPDALANGFVEAVSSCVAWDGSADSGNNTVVGYGADGVRAPPVPPRRRGASLESPVSPGTGCFSKLHDWYGREVEELRVQWLQSQ; from the coding sequence atgAAGCTGAACGAACGCAGTGTCGCGCACTATGCCACCTGTGACTCACCGCCAGATAAGACAGGCTTCCTGTTCAAAAAAGGCGAGCGAAACACCGCTTATCACCGGCGCTGGTTTGTCCTGAAGGGTAACATGCTCTTCTACTTTGAGGAGCGCGACAGCCGGGAGCCCATCGGCGTAATCATCCTCGAAGGCTGCACTGTGGAGCTGTGTGAGTCAGCAGAGGAGTTCGCCTTCGCCATCAAGTTTGACTGTGCCAAAGCGCGGGTGTACAAGATGGCAGCTGAGAGCCAAGCAGCCATGGAGTCGTGGGTGAAAGCGTTGTCAAGGGCCAGCTTTGACTACATGAGGCTGGTGgtgaaggagctggagaggcAGTTGGAGGAGATCCAGGAGGCTGCAGGAGGTGGTTCTGTCGGGACTGGAGGTGGAGGCCTGCTGGGCAGGCCTAAGTCCTCCAGGCGACACCAGGTGTCCCGCTCCAGGTCTGGagcatcatcttcctcatcatctttGTCTTCCGCATCATCAACATCGTCAAGTGCCCCTCCCATGTCAGTGCCCTTCTCCACCCAAAAGAGCCTCCAGGATGAGGTGCAGCTCCTCTCTGAGAGCTCCAGGGACAATGCAGTTGCATGGAGTAAACCACCTGATGCCTTGGCTAATGGTTTTGTTGAGGCAGTGTCCTCCTGTGTGGCCTGGGATGGCAGCGCAGACTCTGGGAATAACACTGTGGTTGGTTATGGGGCTGATGGGGTGAGGGCTCCTCCGGTTCCACCCAGGAGAAGAGGAGCATCTCTGGAAAGCCCGGTCTCGC